In Anaerolineales bacterium, a single genomic region encodes these proteins:
- the surE gene encoding 5'/3'-nucleotidase SurE, whose translation MTRPSILLTNDDGIDARGLWIAAEALSAVGEVTVAAPNRQWSGAGRSLPRHTSGRIVTVEKTFGGAVRKAFAVDGSPAQTVLFGLLEILPTPPALVVSGINLGENVGYGVTMSGTVGAALEAAAAGLPAIAISQATPSGLAMDDDRDADFSATGYFAALFARKLIAAGLREEALVLKIDVPIRATPETPWALTRLSRARYYQPMRPKRKSFSEAADIPYRIHFNPQIEAADTDVYALHNRRIVSVTPLGLDLTARVDFPALESALRNSDDPPGA comes from the coding sequence GTGACCCGCCCCTCCATTCTTCTGACCAACGACGACGGCATCGACGCGCGCGGCTTGTGGATCGCGGCCGAGGCGCTGTCCGCCGTCGGCGAAGTGACGGTCGCCGCGCCAAACCGGCAGTGGTCGGGGGCCGGCCGAAGTTTGCCCCGCCACACCTCCGGACGGATCGTCACCGTTGAGAAAACCTTCGGCGGCGCGGTCCGCAAAGCGTTCGCCGTCGACGGGTCTCCGGCGCAGACGGTGTTGTTCGGCTTGTTGGAGATCCTGCCGACGCCCCCGGCGCTCGTCGTCTCGGGCATCAACCTCGGGGAAAATGTCGGTTATGGTGTCACCATGTCCGGCACGGTGGGCGCGGCGCTCGAAGCGGCGGCGGCCGGCCTGCCGGCGATCGCGATCTCCCAAGCCACTCCCTCCGGATTGGCCATGGACGACGACCGGGACGCGGATTTTTCCGCAACGGGGTATTTCGCGGCTTTGTTTGCGCGCAAGCTGATCGCCGCCGGCCTCCGGGAAGAAGCCCTGGTATTGAAGATCGACGTCCCGATCCGCGCCACTCCCGAAACGCCGTGGGCCCTCACCCGCCTTTCGCGCGCGCGGTACTATCAGCCGATGCGCCCAAAGCGAAAATCGTTTTCCGAGGCGGCCGATATCCCCTACCGGATTCACTTCAACCCGCAAATCGAGGCGGCGGATACCGACGTGTATGCCCTGCACAATCGGCGGATTGTCTCGGTTACGCCGCTCGGCTTGGACCTCACCGCCCGCGTGGATTTTCCCGCACTCGAGTCGGCGCTGCGGAATTCGGATGATCCGCCCGGCGCTTAG
- a CDS encoding DUF362 domain-containing protein, translating to MASKVYWGSPRQSVIGREETLPAKLDVILEKLKVRERVKGETVAIKMHTGNHIITSTIHPVFVRKVVQAVKEGGGKPFVADVNWDAEGAEERGYSSETIGCPVYPTAGPDEKYFYTHTREFKNLKEWKVAGLIQDATFLINFAHIKGHPSCGFGGAFKNIALGCMVGETRRAMHDTVHFEKYWFAEKCPDEATRQKIIDSCPMGALVPDRNDPRELHLHTEPCNQCGRCLKVAPEGSLKIAPATFWAFQEACAISTAITLSTFAPGKAVHISLATQMTPVCDCFGFTGMSILPDAGIFGSDDIVAVDRAVLDTVAKLKLIDENMTASLKPYLWPEGHPFTRMHGPMKDPYKVTEYGEALGLGSREYDLVDVLPVDEKAKPSRWFISAA from the coding sequence ATGGCCAGCAAAGTATATTGGGGTTCCCCGCGTCAGTCCGTGATCGGACGGGAAGAAACCCTTCCCGCCAAACTCGATGTGATTCTCGAAAAGCTTAAGGTCCGCGAGCGGGTGAAGGGCGAGACCGTGGCGATAAAAATGCACACCGGCAATCACATCATCACCTCGACCATCCATCCGGTTTTCGTCCGCAAAGTGGTGCAGGCGGTCAAGGAGGGCGGCGGCAAGCCGTTCGTCGCCGACGTCAACTGGGATGCGGAGGGCGCGGAAGAAAGAGGATATTCCTCCGAGACGATCGGATGTCCGGTGTATCCGACGGCCGGGCCTGACGAAAAGTATTTTTACACCCACACCCGGGAGTTTAAGAATCTTAAGGAGTGGAAGGTGGCGGGCCTGATCCAGGACGCGACCTTTCTGATTAATTTCGCCCACATCAAGGGCCACCCTTCCTGCGGGTTCGGCGGCGCCTTCAAGAACATCGCCCTCGGATGCATGGTCGGCGAGACGCGCCGGGCGATGCATGACACGGTTCATTTCGAAAAATACTGGTTCGCCGAGAAATGCCCGGACGAGGCAACCCGCCAAAAAATCATCGATTCCTGCCCGATGGGCGCGCTGGTCCCGGACCGGAACGATCCGCGCGAGCTGCACTTGCACACCGAGCCGTGCAACCAATGCGGCCGCTGCCTTAAGGTCGCTCCGGAAGGATCGCTGAAGATCGCTCCGGCGACTTTTTGGGCTTTCCAGGAGGCCTGCGCGATCAGCACCGCGATCACCCTCTCGACCTTCGCCCCGGGCAAGGCGGTTCACATCAGCCTGGCGACCCAGATGACCCCGGTGTGCGACTGCTTCGGCTTCACGGGCATGTCGATCCTTCCAGACGCGGGCATCTTCGGTTCGGACGACATCGTCGCGGTCGACCGGGCGGTGCTGGATACCGTCGCCAAGCTGAAGCTCATCGATGAAAACATGACCGCCTCGCTGAAGCCGTACCTGTGGCCGGAGGGGCATCCGTTTACCCGCATGCATGGACCGATGAAGGACCCCTATAAAGTGACCGAATACGGTGAAGCGCTCGGGTTGGGGTCTCGCGAGTACGATCTCGTCGATGTGCTGCCGGTGGACGAAAAGGCGAAACCCAGCCGATGGTTCATTTCCGCGGCGTGA
- the corA gene encoding magnesium/cobalt transporter CorA, with protein MIRTLYRTPEGELRWDLKPEDFPSALNTPDGVLWVDFENTPAQEDEPILLQAFRFHPLAVDDALRESHAPKVEDWDSYLYLVLHAIAFGRNHDGKLETDEVDVFLGRNYIVTHHDQPVAAIHHVWDCCRRDERYLSRGTDHILYRLVDDMVAAYMPAVEEIDEAIEAQENEIFDHPTPANLAELFKLKRALLQLRRIIAPQREVLNKLARDDYPVIDAKDRIFFRDVYDHLVRLHDINESMRDLVGGALDTYLSVINNRMNDIMKTLTVITTLFMPMSFVAGFFGMNFFLPAGPQLGSIISPLGFLITLAVMLALPILMILLLRKNGWM; from the coding sequence ATGATCCGGACGTTGTATCGCACGCCGGAGGGGGAACTGCGGTGGGATCTGAAGCCGGAGGATTTCCCCTCCGCGCTAAACACGCCGGACGGAGTGTTGTGGGTGGATTTCGAGAACACCCCGGCGCAGGAAGATGAACCGATCCTGCTCCAAGCCTTCCGATTCCATCCCTTGGCGGTGGACGACGCGCTGCGGGAATCCCATGCACCGAAGGTGGAAGACTGGGATTCGTACTTGTACCTCGTGCTGCACGCCATCGCTTTCGGGCGAAACCACGACGGGAAGCTGGAGACCGACGAAGTGGACGTGTTCCTGGGGCGGAATTACATCGTCACGCACCACGATCAGCCGGTTGCCGCAATCCATCACGTCTGGGATTGCTGCCGGCGGGACGAACGCTACCTCAGCCGGGGGACCGACCACATTCTCTACCGGCTTGTGGACGATATGGTGGCGGCCTATATGCCGGCGGTCGAGGAGATCGACGAGGCCATCGAAGCCCAGGAGAACGAAATTTTCGACCATCCCACTCCCGCCAATCTCGCCGAGCTGTTCAAGCTTAAACGCGCCCTGCTGCAGCTTCGGCGGATCATCGCCCCCCAACGGGAAGTGCTCAACAAATTGGCGCGGGACGACTACCCGGTGATCGACGCCAAGGACCGCATTTTCTTCCGCGACGTGTACGACCACCTGGTCCGGCTGCACGACATCAACGAGAGCATGCGCGACCTGGTCGGCGGCGCGCTCGACACGTACCTCTCGGTGATCAACAACCGGATGAACGACATCATGAAGACCCTTACCGTGATCACCACCCTCTTCATGCCGATGTCGTTCGTGGCGGGGTTTTTCGGCATGAACTTCTTCCTCCCCGCCGGACCCCAGCTGGGAAGCATCATCTCGCCTCTTGGATTTCTGATTACGCTGGCGGTGATGCTCGCCCTGCCGATTCTGATGATCCTCCTGCTGCGGAAGAATGGATGGATGTGA
- a CDS encoding aldolase catalytic domain-containing protein, translating to MKEKCSSGTAGKRGTWLTYRPDINVLDCTIRDGGLVNNSQFTDDFVRAVYQALAEAGVDYMEIGYKGDQKIYSPSEYGCWKHCQEEDIRRIVGENKTAIKLSAMADAERTNYHEDFLPKEKSVLDMIRVAAYIHQIPTALDMIKAAHDKGYETTLNLMSVSIVHDRELEEALEILSESEVDVLYIVDSFGALYSEEIQALTRTFMKFAEASGKKVGVHAHNNQQLAYANTIEALILGASYLDSTVAGLGRGAGNCATELLLGFLKNPKFHLRPILRCIQEHFLPLRSEITWGYDIPLLITGQRNIHPRSAIAFLEGDRKRDILAFYDSIMGD from the coding sequence ATGAAAGAAAAATGCTCATCCGGGACGGCGGGGAAGCGGGGAACCTGGCTGACCTATCGGCCGGACATTAATGTGTTGGATTGCACAATCCGCGACGGGGGATTGGTCAACAACTCCCAATTCACGGATGATTTTGTCCGAGCGGTGTATCAGGCGCTGGCGGAAGCCGGCGTGGATTACATGGAAATCGGATACAAGGGGGACCAGAAAATTTATTCGCCCTCGGAATACGGCTGCTGGAAGCATTGCCAGGAAGAGGATATCCGCCGGATCGTCGGCGAAAATAAAACCGCGATCAAGCTTTCGGCCATGGCCGACGCCGAACGCACCAACTACCATGAGGATTTCCTGCCGAAGGAAAAAAGCGTCCTGGATATGATCCGCGTGGCGGCCTACATCCATCAGATCCCGACCGCGCTGGATATGATCAAAGCCGCGCACGACAAAGGCTACGAGACCACGCTGAACCTGATGTCGGTTTCGATCGTCCACGACCGCGAATTGGAAGAGGCGCTGGAAATCCTGTCTGAATCCGAGGTGGATGTCCTGTACATCGTCGACAGCTTCGGAGCGCTGTATTCGGAGGAAATCCAGGCGCTAACCCGCACGTTCATGAAGTTCGCCGAGGCTTCCGGGAAGAAGGTCGGCGTCCACGCCCACAACAACCAGCAGTTGGCCTACGCCAATACCATCGAGGCGTTGATCCTCGGGGCGAGTTACTTGGATTCGACCGTGGCGGGATTGGGGCGCGGCGCGGGCAACTGCGCGACGGAACTCCTGCTCGGCTTTCTGAAGAATCCGAAATTCCACCTGCGGCCGATTCTACGGTGCATTCAGGAGCACTTCCTGCCGCTGCGGAGTGAAATCACGTGGGGGTACGACATTCCCCTGCTGATCACCGGGCAAAGGAACATCCACCCCCGTTCCGCCATCGCCTTCCTCGAGGGGGACCGCAAGCGGGATATCCTCGCCTTTTACGACTCCATCATGGGGGATTGA
- a CDS encoding WXG100 family type VII secretion target, with protein sequence MPVYKSPRIIRRIIRVHPPEADAVARVFGESRSAAENDQAALREISRSLDSEWEGKQKEKFLEDLRQTAGRLANILLPGLRSLEKKYREFTVEKTIEESVEG encoded by the coding sequence ATGCCCGTCTACAAAAGCCCGAGAATCATCCGGAGAATCATCCGCGTGCACCCTCCCGAGGCGGACGCCGTCGCCCGCGTGTTCGGAGAATCCCGCAGCGCCGCGGAAAACGATCAGGCCGCGTTGCGGGAAATATCCAGGTCCCTGGATTCGGAATGGGAGGGAAAACAAAAGGAAAAATTTTTGGAGGATCTGCGCCAGACGGCCGGTCGACTTGCCAACATTCTTCTTCCCGGCCTCCGTTCCCTGGAAAAGAAATACCGGGAGTTCACGGTGGAAAAAACCATCGAGGAATCCGTGGAGGGTTGA
- a CDS encoding helix-turn-helix transcriptional regulator, whose product MERIIEQFPQSALRDSAVVSYSALTRREREVLTLIAAGQTNREMAESLVVSPETVKTHVRHVLSKFGVSRKAEIYALIDREQ is encoded by the coding sequence ATGGAAAGGATTATTGAACAATTCCCCCAGAGTGCACTTCGTGATTCTGCCGTCGTTTCCTATTCGGCATTAACCCGGCGTGAACGTGAAGTTCTTACCCTTATCGCCGCCGGACAGACAAACCGGGAAATGGCGGAAAGCTTGGTGGTCTCTCCCGAAACGGTAAAAACTCACGTCCGTCATGTATTAAGCAAGTTTGGGGTATCCCGAAAAGCCGAGATCTACGCGCTGATCGATCGGGAACAATGA
- a CDS encoding TrpB-like pyridoxal phosphate-dependent enzyme, with protein sequence METTKFLLGEKDVPKAWYNIQADLPFKIPPPLHPVTLEPITPDFLSVLFPMSLIMQEVSPERYIEIPEPVRYIYELWRPTPLIRARRLELALDTPAHIYFKYEGASPVGSHKPNTAVAQAFFNKEAGTKALTTETGAGQWGSALAMACHFFDIDLEVYMVKVSYQQKPYRRVLMENFGARVFASPTDLTDFGRALLAKDPQSGGSLGVAISEAVEVAAKSNGAKKYSLGSVLNHVLMHQTVVGEEALKQMELAGEYPDVVIGCVGGGSNFAGFSFPFLRENLTKGKKTRVIAVEPLACPTMTKGLYAYDYGDTAKMAPVVKMETLGHGFIPPAIHAGGLRYHGMAPLVSGLHANKYIEAVAVKQVPVFEAAKLFLETEGMLPAPETAHAIRVTIDEALEAKQKGQKKVIAFNFSGHGFLDLGAYDVFNHGGLEDFEYPAEAVAEAEKDLPKVNNGAIA encoded by the coding sequence ATGGAAACAACCAAATTCCTGTTGGGGGAAAAAGACGTCCCGAAAGCTTGGTATAACATCCAAGCCGATCTGCCCTTTAAAATCCCGCCCCCGCTTCACCCCGTCACACTGGAACCGATCACGCCGGATTTCCTCTCGGTGCTTTTCCCGATGAGTCTGATCATGCAGGAGGTCAGCCCCGAGCGGTACATCGAAATTCCGGAACCCGTCCGCTACATTTATGAACTCTGGCGACCGACGCCGTTGATCCGCGCTCGGAGGCTGGAGCTTGCGCTCGATACGCCGGCGCACATCTACTTCAAATACGAAGGCGCCAGCCCGGTGGGATCGCACAAGCCGAACACCGCCGTGGCGCAGGCGTTCTTCAACAAGGAAGCCGGGACCAAGGCGCTCACGACCGAAACCGGCGCCGGCCAGTGGGGTTCGGCGCTGGCGATGGCCTGCCACTTCTTCGACATCGATTTGGAAGTGTACATGGTCAAGGTCTCCTACCAGCAAAAACCTTACCGCCGGGTATTAATGGAGAACTTCGGAGCCAGAGTTTTTGCCAGCCCGACGGACCTCACCGATTTCGGCCGCGCGTTGCTGGCCAAGGATCCGCAGAGCGGGGGATCGCTGGGCGTCGCCATTTCCGAGGCGGTGGAAGTGGCCGCCAAATCCAACGGGGCGAAGAAGTATTCCCTCGGCTCCGTGCTCAACCACGTTCTGATGCACCAGACCGTGGTCGGCGAAGAAGCCCTGAAACAGATGGAACTGGCCGGCGAGTATCCGGATGTGGTGATCGGATGCGTCGGCGGCGGGAGTAACTTTGCCGGGTTCTCCTTCCCCTTCCTGCGCGAGAACCTCACCAAGGGTAAAAAGACGCGCGTGATCGCCGTGGAGCCGCTGGCCTGCCCGACGATGACCAAAGGGCTGTACGCCTACGATTACGGCGATACCGCCAAAATGGCGCCGGTGGTGAAGATGGAAACGCTCGGCCACGGATTCATTCCGCCCGCGATTCACGCGGGAGGCCTGCGCTACCACGGCATGGCGCCGCTGGTTTCCGGCCTGCACGCCAACAAATACATCGAAGCCGTGGCGGTCAAGCAGGTTCCCGTCTTTGAAGCGGCCAAACTGTTCCTGGAAACGGAGGGCATGCTCCCGGCTCCGGAAACCGCGCACGCCATCCGCGTGACCATCGACGAAGCCCTGGAAGCCAAGCAGAAAGGCCAGAAGAAGGTTATTGCATTCAACTTCTCCGGCCATGGTTTCCTCGACCTCGGCGCCTATGACGTCTTCAATCACGGCGGATTGGAGGATTTTGAATACCCGGCCGAGGCGGTCGCCGAGGCGGAGAAAGACTTGCCGAAGGTTAATAATGGGGCAATAGCGTAA
- a CDS encoding HlyC/CorC family transporter, producing the protein MEDITLEIIILLLLILLNGLFSMSEFAVVSARKSRLQPLAENGNENARTALELAKHPDRFLATIQIGITLVGTLAGAIGGATIARQVAAWMAGLPLLSPYAEAISVTLVVLAITFLTLVLGELVPKQLALHSSERLAMAVAEPMRKISRVASPLVRVLAGSSNFIVRMLGIRPSKEPPVTEDEIRVLIEQGTQAGVFEEAEQEMVEGVFRLGGQRVGSLMTPRPDVDWIDLDESPGVIHDQILNSHRSRFPVAQGDLDGVLGILRVKDLLVRNFSCDPQDIRKLLRPPLFIPENAEALQALEEFKENRERFAVVTDEFGGVAGVISSTDILEAIVGDLPLKGEAVEPEVLHREDGSWLLGGALSIGEMEDHLELERLLDEEEVTFQTLGGFMMARLGEVPRAGDRFDWGGYRFEVLDMDGRRVDKVLVTPLPPDSKEPRVA; encoded by the coding sequence ATGGAAGATATCACCTTAGAAATTATTATTCTCCTGCTGCTGATTCTGCTCAATGGCCTGTTCTCCATGTCGGAATTTGCCGTTGTCTCCGCGCGAAAATCCAGATTGCAGCCCTTGGCCGAGAACGGGAACGAAAACGCGCGCACCGCTTTGGAACTTGCCAAGCATCCCGACCGGTTTTTGGCGACGATTCAGATCGGCATCACTCTTGTCGGAACCCTGGCGGGGGCGATCGGCGGCGCCACGATCGCCCGCCAAGTCGCCGCCTGGATGGCCGGTCTGCCCCTGCTCTCCCCATACGCCGAGGCGATCTCCGTCACGCTGGTGGTTTTGGCGATCACTTTTCTGACCCTAGTGCTGGGCGAGTTGGTCCCCAAACAGCTCGCGCTGCATTCGTCCGAGCGCCTGGCCATGGCGGTGGCCGAGCCGATGCGGAAGATATCCCGCGTCGCCTCGCCCCTGGTGCGCGTCCTGGCCGGCTCGTCCAATTTCATCGTCCGCATGCTGGGCATCCGCCCCAGCAAGGAGCCGCCCGTCACCGAGGACGAAATCCGCGTGCTGATCGAACAGGGAACGCAAGCGGGTGTATTCGAGGAAGCCGAGCAGGAGATGGTCGAGGGCGTGTTCCGCCTGGGCGGACAGCGCGTGGGATCCCTTATGACGCCGCGTCCCGACGTGGATTGGATCGACTTGGACGAATCCCCCGGAGTGATTCACGACCAGATCCTTAACAGCCACCGCTCGCGATTCCCCGTGGCGCAGGGCGACCTGGACGGCGTACTCGGGATTCTGCGCGTAAAAGACCTTCTGGTGCGGAATTTTTCCTGCGATCCGCAGGACATCCGAAAGCTGCTGCGTCCGCCCCTGTTCATTCCGGAAAATGCGGAGGCGCTGCAAGCCCTTGAGGAATTCAAGGAAAACCGGGAACGGTTTGCGGTCGTCACCGACGAATTCGGCGGCGTTGCCGGGGTGATTTCCAGCACCGACATTCTGGAAGCGATCGTCGGAGATCTTCCCCTCAAGGGCGAGGCGGTCGAACCGGAAGTCCTCCACCGCGAGGATGGTTCCTGGCTTCTGGGCGGAGCGCTCAGCATCGGGGAGATGGAAGATCATCTGGAATTGGAACGGCTCCTGGACGAAGAGGAGGTGACCTTCCAAACCCTCGGCGGATTCATGATGGCCCGACTGGGCGAAGTTCCACGGGCGGGGGACAGGTTCGATTGGGGGGGATACCGATTTGAAGTCCTGGACATGGACGGCCGGCGGGTGGATAAGGTGCTGGTCACACCGCTTCCGCCGGATTCGAAAGAACCCCGAGTCGCTTAA
- a CDS encoding GAF domain-containing protein — MIPAEDCPLDPFRRPTLSWLSIFFDVGHILLSVGAALLVSAAVPAASPALAAGSLLLTALFLLPIKHRMMKRVGFPRENDFRGDSLEFAKTYSPFSLPSDASSAREADWESAGPTERREALLRFMQMLHSASDLDILLELTASQILHCVPAVSFRIALADEDPSFLAYAFSLDHEVRRGERENRLFTADEDLCGTVVRSGVPLVTGEYAETCRIRNLPARESASAWAGYPLSSGPSVIGAMLLLRDTPFTEGEQSLLESIAAAVGPAAAKARLVRESNRRTALVSGLVRASRLILGAAGRKDLPETILSAARDLLPCHSAILLLPESSESWKAAGRTGEAGWRADLPAVGMDHPFVRPIAGDRPAFLDRLPADDPFCSAADGGGAEFHSAVSLALRYREKTCGRVVFWNPLRAAPPREHDAMLLNAFAAICVAALEKDRPQAPPGSAESALSEELTSLQRLDQALNSASDPSEAMAVVLDWGIRYAEAACGLAAICTEDAFEVSAAFGYPPETGLAKGIRLPRDSEGFEEAVRTGQSFRMQSQGTQGRGLLPCGRVSLFLPIRRGVRILGVLLLESESEAAFPPAQAEFLERLASHAAIAISNAQLYAEVRNANQAKSEFISFVAHELKTPMTSIRGYTDLVAQGAVGPVSQPQANFLATIRLNVDRMAALVSDLNDVSRIESGRLKLEFSAVALSPAVDEVVEALRSQMEGKEQKLTLEIPADLPPAWVDRGRLIQILTNLVSNAYKYTPRGGVLRIAAERTSNRWDPSGPPEVVHFLIQDSGLGISLQEQKSIFQKFFRSEERVVRDLPGTGLGLHITRNLVEMHGGKIWFESELHKGSTFHFTVPAASL, encoded by the coding sequence ATGATTCCCGCGGAAGATTGCCCCCTCGATCCTTTCCGTCGGCCGACTCTCTCTTGGCTTTCCATTTTCTTCGACGTCGGACACATCCTGTTGTCGGTCGGCGCCGCCCTGCTCGTCTCGGCCGCCGTCCCGGCGGCCTCCCCGGCACTTGCCGCCGGAAGTCTGCTCCTGACCGCCCTTTTCCTCCTGCCGATTAAGCACCGGATGATGAAACGGGTTGGTTTTCCGCGGGAGAACGATTTCCGCGGGGACTCGCTCGAGTTCGCGAAAACCTATTCTCCATTCTCCCTCCCATCCGACGCTTCATCCGCGAGGGAAGCGGATTGGGAAAGCGCGGGGCCGACAGAGAGACGGGAGGCGCTCCTGCGCTTCATGCAGATGCTGCACTCGGCCTCCGATCTGGACATACTCTTGGAATTAACCGCATCCCAGATCCTGCACTGCGTCCCGGCCGTTTCCTTTCGAATCGCGCTGGCGGATGAAGATCCGTCCTTCTTGGCATATGCGTTTTCACTTGACCACGAGGTCCGTCGCGGCGAGCGGGAGAACAGGCTGTTCACCGCGGATGAGGATTTATGCGGAACGGTCGTGCGCAGCGGGGTTCCGCTGGTCACCGGCGAGTATGCCGAAACCTGCCGGATCCGAAACCTACCCGCCCGCGAATCCGCATCCGCCTGGGCCGGTTACCCTCTGTCGTCCGGTCCGTCGGTCATCGGGGCGATGCTCCTCCTCCGCGACACTCCCTTTACGGAAGGGGAACAATCGCTGCTGGAATCGATCGCCGCGGCCGTCGGTCCGGCAGCCGCCAAAGCCCGTTTGGTCCGGGAATCGAACCGCCGGACGGCGCTGGTCTCTGGTTTGGTCCGGGCGTCGCGTCTGATCCTCGGCGCCGCGGGGAGAAAGGATCTGCCTGAGACAATTCTCTCCGCGGCCCGCGATCTTCTGCCTTGCCACTCTGCTATTCTGCTGCTTCCCGAATCCTCCGAATCCTGGAAAGCGGCCGGCCGAACCGGTGAAGCAGGTTGGCGGGCCGACCTCCCGGCGGTCGGAATGGACCACCCCTTTGTTCGGCCCATCGCCGGCGACCGGCCGGCCTTCCTCGACCGCCTACCGGCCGACGACCCGTTTTGTTCCGCGGCCGACGGCGGCGGCGCGGAATTTCACTCCGCCGTCTCCTTGGCCTTGCGATATCGGGAAAAAACATGCGGGCGGGTGGTTTTTTGGAATCCCTTGCGGGCCGCCCCTCCCCGGGAGCACGATGCGATGCTGTTGAACGCGTTTGCGGCGATCTGCGTTGCGGCGCTGGAAAAAGACCGTCCGCAGGCGCCGCCGGGATCCGCCGAGAGTGCGCTGTCGGAAGAGCTGACTTCCCTGCAACGCCTTGATCAGGCGCTGAACAGCGCGTCGGATCCTTCCGAAGCGATGGCCGTTGTCTTGGACTGGGGGATCCGGTATGCGGAGGCGGCCTGCGGCTTGGCGGCGATTTGCACCGAGGACGCCTTTGAGGTTTCGGCCGCATTCGGCTATCCGCCGGAGACCGGCCTGGCGAAAGGAATTCGACTGCCCCGCGATTCGGAAGGGTTTGAAGAAGCCGTCCGCACCGGTCAGTCTTTTCGTATGCAATCGCAGGGAACCCAGGGGCGCGGCCTGTTGCCCTGCGGCCGAGTCTCACTGTTCCTGCCGATCCGGCGCGGCGTGCGGATTCTCGGCGTCTTGCTGCTGGAATCCGAATCCGAAGCCGCCTTTCCGCCGGCGCAAGCCGAGTTCCTGGAACGGCTGGCCTCGCATGCGGCCATCGCCATCTCCAACGCCCAACTCTATGCCGAGGTGCGCAACGCCAACCAGGCCAAGAGCGAATTCATCTCCTTTGTCGCCCACGAATTGAAAACGCCGATGACTTCGATCCGCGGATACACCGATTTGGTGGCCCAGGGCGCGGTCGGCCCGGTCAGCCAACCGCAGGCGAATTTCCTCGCCACAATCCGCCTCAACGTGGACCGGATGGCCGCGCTGGTTTCCGATTTGAACGACGTCTCGCGGATAGAATCCGGCAGGCTGAAATTGGAATTCAGCGCCGTCGCCCTATCGCCGGCCGTCGACGAGGTGGTCGAGGCATTGCGCTCCCAAATGGAAGGCAAGGAGCAGAAACTCACCCTGGAGATTCCCGCCGACCTGCCGCCGGCCTGGGTCGACCGCGGCCGATTGATCCAAATCCTCACCAACCTGGTCAGCAACGCCTACAAATACACACCGCGCGGCGGAGTCTTGCGGATTGCCGCTGAACGCACCTCCAATCGATGGGATCCGTCCGGCCCTCCCGAGGTCGTCCATTTCCTGATCCAGGACAGCGGGCTGGGGATTTCGCTTCAGGAGCAAAAAAGTATCTTCCAAAAATTCTTCCGATCGGAAGAAAGGGTCGTCCGCGACCTGCCGGGCACCGGCTTGGGATTGCACATCACCCGCAATTTGGTGGAAATGCACGGCGGAAAGATCTGGTTTGAAAGCGAATTGCACAAAGGATCGACGTTCCATTTCACCGTGCCGGCCGCCTCGTTGTAG
- the maf gene encoding septum formation protein Maf: MNLVLASESPRRRELLRQSGIGCIALPVSIDEEIRPGEDPQEAAVRLACKKARAASLVLSGLEEWILAADTVVADGKTVLGKPCDRRQAEEYLLRLRGRAHRVITGVCLLRLPSGEEASAAAVTAVRMRNYSDPEIAEYLSGGNALDKAGGYAIQDSSFRPVESINGCYTNVVGLPLCLVYGLLEEAGNPPARPLPEACRTGNGCGFAPVRNERPRRVTV; this comes from the coding sequence ATGAACCTGGTTCTCGCATCCGAATCCCCTCGACGGCGGGAGCTTCTGCGGCAATCCGGCATCGGTTGCATCGCGCTGCCGGTCTCCATCGACGAGGAAATCCGACCGGGCGAGGATCCGCAGGAGGCGGCGGTTCGGTTGGCTTGCAAGAAAGCCCGCGCGGCATCCCTTGTGCTTTCCGGGCTCGAGGAATGGATCCTGGCGGCGGATACTGTTGTGGCCGACGGGAAAACCGTACTGGGGAAACCGTGCGACCGCCGGCAGGCGGAGGAATACCTGCTGCGGTTGCGCGGCCGGGCGCACCGGGTGATCACCGGCGTTTGCCTGTTGCGCCTTCCCTCCGGGGAGGAAGCCTCCGCGGCCGCGGTCACCGCGGTGCGCATGCGGAATTATTCCGACCCGGAGATCGCGGAGTATCTGTCCGGCGGAAACGCGCTGGACAAGGCCGGCGGGTACGCCATACAGGATTCCTCCTTCCGGCCGGTCGAATCCATCAACGGATGTTACACTAACGTCGTCGGCCTGCCGCTGTGCCTCGTGTATGGGCTGTTGGAAGAAGCAGGGAATCCCCCGGCCCGGCCGCTTCCGGAAGCCTGTCGAACGGGGAACGGATGCGGTTTTGCGCCGGTCCGGAATGAACGCCCAAGGAGAGTGACGGTTTGA